A stretch of DNA from Thermanaerosceptrum fracticalcis:
TCATGATTCACGAGTTATCTATCTAACAATTTTATAGGTCGCCTTCGCGGCCACCCGCCCTTAGCCTTTTTAGCTATGAGGCGGTTTTTATTTTTTGGGGGGGTGTATTGAATTTTTGTCTGGCATTTGTTGAGCATTTAACATTTTTCTTGCCTAACTAAAATCCCTGAAAGTCAATGGTGCCGCGGAAGGGACTTGAACCCCCACGCCCTCGCGAGCGGCAGATTTTGAGTCTGCTTTGTTGTGTTTCGCTCAATTTTTTCACATATTCAGTATTATCAAGGTTTTAAAAGTCATTGATTTATCAGATAAAAGTTGCGCAAAAGGTAATTGTTTAAATTAATTTTAACAGCGTTAAAATATACTTTAACGTTTTGTCTGGCATTTTGTCTGGCACGAAATATAGAGAGGCCGCCCTTTTAGGTGGCCTCTTGATTATTTTGTCCGGCATTTTCTTTTTGTTTTTTTCCTCTGGGAAGTAGTTGTCTAATGTTATCATCCAGAATCTTTTCTTTATCCAGGCCCAGGTGCTGGTATATCCCTTTGAGCGTTTGAATGTCGTGGCCTAACCTTTTTGCGGCATACTGGTCCGGGATGCCCTGGGCATACAACCAGGATGCGTGATAGTGGCGCAGGTCATGAAAACGAATGTCAGGGAGGTTTTTCTCTTTGACTATTCGGGCCCAGCGGTGAGTGTATCCTCCCGGTACATAGTCAAATATCTTATCGGGGATTTTTCCTTTTTTGATTATATAGTCATTGAGTAGATCCATCAGATATTCAGGAACCGCTATCTCTCTGACACCGTTTGCCGACTTGGGAGGCTTGTACTCCCATTCGTATTGGTCATTCACGGCCAGGCTTTCGTCAACTCTGATAACCCCTCTTTCCCGAAAAATATCATTTGGTTTAAGGGCGCATATTTCACCCAGTCTAAGCCCACACCAGGCCGCCAGAAGAATGAAAAGCTCATCTATAGTACCTTTCACTGCCTCATGAATTTGAGCGAACTCAGCGTCATTTGGAACATGTGGGACGTATTTCTCTTTCTTGGGAAGCTCAATGTATTTAAGTGGGTTTTTGTCTCTCAGGGCCTCCCTAAGAATTTTATTTAAAACGGTCATTAGTTTACAGGTAGTATTGGCGGAAACGGTTTTCAGTTTTTCGGCCATAAAGCGGCGAAGTAATATTTCATTTCCGGCCAGCTTGTCCAGCTTCATGTTGCCAAAAAAAGGCGCATAGTGTGCGCGCAGGTACATCTTGTATAGTTTCACTGTGGAAGGAGAGAGTCTTTTTTCGTTGAGTCCTATCCATTCCTCTATCCAATCAACGACTTTGATTTTCTTGAGGGAGCCACCGTTATTCCATGCCTCCAGCTCCTGTTCCCTTTCCCTGGCAGCAGCCTTGCACTCGTGCCAACTGTCCCGGGTGATGTATTCTATGATCTTTTTCCCATTTGCATCCCGGCCAACATATATGGCAGCCTGATATGTCCCGTTTGGCCGCTTCCTTATGTTTGCCATTTATCTCACCTCCGATTTAAAAAATATTGCCTTACCAATAATTTTTATATCTTTATTGTCTTTTTTTGTTATGATTATGTCTTTATAGTTTGGGTTTTCGGCACGAAGTATTATTGTGCCGTTGAGCTTGTACACTCTTTTTAAAGTGGCCTCTTCATTGTCGATTAGGACGGCAGCAATTTCGCCGTTTTCTACGTCAGATTGTTTACGTATATAAACAATGTCTCCATCTAAAATGCGAGCATTTATCATGCTGTCCCCTTTGACCCGAAGACAGAAGTCAGCGTGAAAGTTATCTGGTACGTATTCGTAACTCTCGATGTTTTCCTGGGCAAAAATGGGGGTTCCTGCGGCAATTGTGCCGATGACAGGGAGTTTTTTGCAGTTTTCCTCGCCCCCAAATTTGTTATCTGATTTTCCCGCCATATAGCTTATAGATACTCCAAAAAAATCAGCGATTTGCTCAACTATAGTAAACCTTTTGGGAGTATGTATATTATTTTCATATCTTGAAACTATTGATTTATTTAATATTGTACCTGGATATTTACGATTAAACGCTTCTATAAATTCATCCATAGTCAATCCGCTTTCTTTCCTTAATTCATAAAGCCTATCGCCAAAAGTTTTTGGCATAATTATCTTCCTTTCTAAACAACAAAATTAAAATATATTTTAATCGTATTATACCCCAAAAATTGCGCTTTAACAACAAATATTTAAAAATGAGTAAATAAAGTTGTTGACTACGAAATATGTAATGGTATAATAAAATTAAGTTACGCAATAACAACAGATCGGAGGTGATCACTCATGAAAAAGAGTAATAAACCGCTTAAACATCAGCCATATCTGAGGTTTAAGCTTTTTCTTTTGGAGAATAGAATAAAACAAAAGGAAGTCGCTAAACTACTTAATGTAAGCCATGTCACAGTCAGTCAAAAAATAAATGGAACTCTTGATTTTTCATTCTCAGAAGTTGAAAAAATATGCCAACACTATGGAATAGAGTTGGATATTTTTTCAACTAAAAAGTTGCGTAATAGCAACACCAAGCTAGCATAGAGAGCTATACATATCTATGCCACTAACCCTGCCCCATTATGCAAACCGGGAAGAAAGGAGGCCATGTATGAGTAATCTAGCCTTAATCAAATCCGAACACTTCGGAGATATTCAATGTGATTTCTACCGAAACGAACAAGAGCAAATCTGTATGACTACCGAGCAACTAGGACAAGCCTTGGGTTATGAATACCCCAAGCAAGCAATCAGCAAAATACTTGACCGCTACCCGTACTTAAGAGAGATTGAATTCTCAGGGGTAGTCAAATTGGGTACCCCTTCCGGAGTTCAGGAAACCCGCGTATTCACCGAGGACGGCATTTACGAAGTAACCTTTTTGGCCAAAACGGAAAAGGCCCGCGCATTCCGTGCCTGGGTGCGCAAAATCCTCAAGGCCCTCCGCAAGGGCGAGGTCGTCGTAGTATCCCCGGACAAGCTCCAGGAGCTCGAAATAAAACGCATGAACGCCGAAGCCAGGCTGATAAACGCAAGAGTACGGCAGGCCAAGTTAATCCTGCAATCCAAAGACGGGAAATCACTCAGCCCCGTATCAGTTGAACTGCTCAACATTAACGCGCTGGAAGTACTGACCGACAGCAAAATTAACTATCGCCCGGAGGTGGAAAAAACATACACCGCATCAGATATAGCCAAAGAAACAGGAATAAGCGCTAACAAAATAGGTAAGATTGCTAATGCGAACGGACTGAAAACGCCCGAGTACGGCATCAGCGTGCTGGACAAGTCTCCGTATAGTGACAAGCAAGTGCCAAGTTGGCGGTATAACGAAAAGGGCCGTCAGAAGCTGCTAGAACTGCTAAAAACAAAAGTGAAGGAGCGATGAAACATGGAAACTATTCTCTCTAATTTTTATCTCAAGTATAAGCTTGCCGAGGGCGTTGAGATCAGGGTTGAACTGACCGAGGATAATGTGTTTACGCGTTGCCCTGGATGCGGGGCTGAAGTCCAGGTTGATGAAAACATGCTGTTTCATGTGTACACCCAAGGCGATCTTTACAGCACCAATTTTTACTGCGGCGAGTGCGGCTTGAAAGCGAGGTGAAACAATGACAAGAGAACATCCATGTTGTCTATGCCCTGCCCTGGAGAGTGATTTTAAAAACAATGTTTGTGCAGACTGCGGCTTCATCAAAAAATACACAGATGAGCGAGGCTGGATATATTTTGTCCGGGGCGGAATCGGAGGCGTACATAAAACTTTCTACCGCAAACCAGGGAACAATAAAGAAAAAGCTTGCAGCATATTCCCCTGGCACCAGACTTTTGTTCAAGCTCAGATTGATCTGAACAAAACAGCAAAAGCTAGAGGCTGGCAAGTAGTTTAAGAAGAGGTGTACAAGCTTATGAGAATGGGCAAACGGCCAACCCTGCGGCAAAAAATCCTCATTTCGTCCAAACGCCTGAACCCTGACAATTGGCTTGTATTGCAAGACAGGCCTGACGCTTTGGTGATATTGCACCGACACAGCACCAAGCCGAGAGAAATACCGAAGGGAGGGGGTGAGCACAAATGCCAGTCACTTACAAAAATTCGAGCAACAAAATAACTTTAGAACAGGCCATATGGCTTTATGAAAAAGGCATTGCAGTAACTATCGAAGACGGTAAACACGTGACCTTCAAAGGAGGCGAAGAAGATTGACGACAATATATTGCCCGAGAAATGACTGTCAATATTGTAAAGAAGAAATATGCCAGCGTGATGCTATCGACTTATGCAGTCCACCAGGCAAATTCCCGTATTGCATCTGCTTGGAAATAAGAAAAACTCCTGCCGGTATAGCGACCGAACAGGAGCGAACAAAAAAAATAATCATTCAAAATGATTTTATCATAGAGGAAAAAGACAAGCAATTAGCCTGGAATTGGGAGGAGGATAATCAGTGAAAAATGTCAAGCTTACCGTAAACGGAGACAAGCTGCTAATCGAAGTGGACCTGTCTAAAGAATATGGCCCATCTTCCAGTGGCAAATCTATTGTCATTGCCAGCACCGAAGGCAATCAGCCAGTCGGTAAAGACGACATCAAAGTTGGATTAAACGTTTATAAACCAAACAGATAAAGGAGAGGTAAGAGTGAGAATACTGATTGAGTTTAACCCGGATGAATTAATGCGAGGGGTGGAAACCGGAACCCTGCAAGCACTCTTTGAAGCTACCAAATTAGCTGAAAGACAAGTTGAAACTGCGGCTCAAGCCGTAAATAAGCCGATACTGTCTGAAAATCCCATACCTGCACCTACCCCGGTGATACAAGCTCCAACCGCCATACCGACAGCTGGCCCCGTAACACCCACGCCTGCCGCGCCTGCTGCAACCGTGCCTGTTGCTGCTCAAACTTACACAATGGAGCAATTAGCTGTAGCCGCTACCCAGCTTATTGATGCCGGACAGAGAGAGAAGGTTGTAGAACTTCTAAATTCATTTGGTGTACAAGCCCTTACGATGCTTCCTCAAAAGCAATACGGCGCTTTTGCAACACAGCTCCGGGCTCTAGGTGCAAAAATATGAGCGAACAACACGCCCTGCTGTCTGCCAGCAGCTCTCATAAATGGCTGATATGTACACCGTCAGCCAGGCTCGAAGAAAAGCTGCCCGAGACAAAAAGCGAATACGCGGAAGAAGGCCGCTTGGCGCATGCGATAGCAGAACTGAAAGCTAAAAAGCACTTCACTGAACCGATGGGCCCGAAAACATTTGCCAGAAAACTGAAAGCGCTGCAAGAAAACCCGTTGTACCAGGAAGAGATGCTCAGACATACCGATACATACCTGGACTATTTATCCGGAATTGCGCACGGATTCAGCGCACCGCCATATATCGCAATCGAGAAAAGACTGGATTACAGCACATATGCTCCGGAGGGCTTTGGGACCGGCGATTGCATCATAATCGGTGGAAATGTGATGCACATAATCGACTTTAAATACGGCAAGGGCGTCCCGGTGAGCGCTGAACGAAACCCGCAAATGATGCTTTACGCCCTGGGCGCTTATGCGGCCTATAGCATCCTGTACCAGATTGAGACTGTGAAAATGGCGATCATACAACCGCGTCTTGATGTTATCTCAGAATATGAAATGCCCTTGGCTGACCTGCTGGCTTGGGGTGAAAGTATCAAACCAATAGCTCAAAAAGCTTTCAAAGGTGAGGGTGAGTTTGTTTCCGGCGAACATTGCAAATTCTGCCGAGCAAAAGCCCTCTGCCGGGCCCGGGCTGAGTTTAATACCAGCCTGGAAGAATATCACGGCATGAAGCCACCTCTTATCACCAATGAAGAGGTGGGCGCAATCCTGGTGAGAGCGCAAAACCTGGCCACCTGGGTTAAAGATTTGGAAGAGTACGCATTGGCTGAATGTTTGAAAGGCAATGAAATACCCGGCTGGAAGGCGGTCGAGGGACGCAGCGTGAGACAATTCACCGATCAAGATGAAGCGTTTAAAGTTCTTGTTAATGCTGGTTATGATGAAGCTATACTTTATGAGCGCAAACCGATTACGCTGGCAAGCGTTGAAAAACTACTCGGTAAAGCGAAATTTAAAGAACTGCTAACCGAATACGTCAACACGCCACCCGGCAAACCGACACTCGCACCTGAAAGCGATAAGCGTCAAGCGATTACATTGCAAGCGGATCCAAATGAAGTATTTAAAAATGAGATTGGAGGAAATGAAAATGAGTAATCAAATAAACCCTACAAACGTTACAACTGGACAAGTACGGTTAAGCTATGTGCATTTGTTTCAACCTTATGCAGCCCGACAAGGCCAGGAACCAAAGTACAGTGTAACAATTCTGATTCCCAAATCCGACATAGCGACAAAGCAACGTATTGATGCAGCTATACAGGCCGCTATCCAGCAAGGCATCAATTCCAAATGGAACGGTGTTCGTCCTCCTCAGATAGCCATCCCGCTCCATGACGGAGACGGAGTGCGCCCAAGCGATGGTATGCCGTTTGGAGACGAGTGCAAAGGACACTGGGTTATGACGGCCTCATCGAAACAACAACCGGCTGTTGTGGATATAAACCTTAATCCGATTATTAATCAAACAGAAGTATATTCCGGCATGTATGCACGGGTAAATGTGAATTTCTTTGCCTACAACAACAGCGGAAAAAAAGGCGTTGGTTGCGGTTTGGGGCCAGTGCAAAAGATTGCCGACGGCGAACCATTGGGCGGGAGAATTTCCGTTGAGGCCGCTTTCGGGG
This window harbors:
- a CDS encoding DUF6906 family protein, translating into MGKRPTLRQKILISSKRLNPDNWLVLQDRPDALVILHRHSTKPREIPKGGGEHKCQSLTKIRATK
- a CDS encoding DUF2800 domain-containing protein produces the protein MSEQHALLSASSSHKWLICTPSARLEEKLPETKSEYAEEGRLAHAIAELKAKKHFTEPMGPKTFARKLKALQENPLYQEEMLRHTDTYLDYLSGIAHGFSAPPYIAIEKRLDYSTYAPEGFGTGDCIIIGGNVMHIIDFKYGKGVPVSAERNPQMMLYALGAYAAYSILYQIETVKMAIIQPRLDVISEYEMPLADLLAWGESIKPIAQKAFKGEGEFVSGEHCKFCRAKALCRARAEFNTSLEEYHGMKPPLITNEEVGAILVRAQNLATWVKDLEEYALAECLKGNEIPGWKAVEGRSVRQFTDQDEAFKVLVNAGYDEAILYERKPITLASVEKLLGKAKFKELLTEYVNTPPGKPTLAPESDKRQAITLQADPNEVFKNEIGGNENE
- a CDS encoding DUF2815 family protein — protein: MHLFQPYAARQGQEPKYSVTILIPKSDIATKQRIDAAIQAAIQQGINSKWNGVRPPQIAIPLHDGDGVRPSDGMPFGDECKGHWVMTASSKQQPAVVDINLNPIINQTEVYSGMYARVNVNFFAYNNSGKKGVGCGLGPVQKIADGEPLGGRISVEAAFGDGFTPQPSYQQPVYSSQNYQQPYAPPTQIDPITGKPIAGGVMGL
- a CDS encoding BRO-N domain-containing protein — encoded protein: MSNLALIKSEHFGDIQCDFYRNEQEQICMTTEQLGQALGYEYPKQAISKILDRYPYLREIEFSGVVKLGTPSGVQETRVFTEDGIYEVTFLAKTEKARAFRAWVRKILKALRKGEVVVVSPDKLQELEIKRMNAEARLINARVRQAKLILQSKDGKSLSPVSVELLNINALEVLTDSKINYRPEVEKTYTASDIAKETGISANKIGKIANANGLKTPEYGISVLDKSPYSDKQVPSWRYNEKGRQKLLELLKTKVKER
- a CDS encoding site-specific integrase, giving the protein MANIRKRPNGTYQAAIYVGRDANGKKIIEYITRDSWHECKAAAREREQELEAWNNGGSLKKIKVVDWIEEWIGLNEKRLSPSTVKLYKMYLRAHYAPFFGNMKLDKLAGNEILLRRFMAEKLKTVSANTTCKLMTVLNKILREALRDKNPLKYIELPKKEKYVPHVPNDAEFAQIHEAVKGTIDELFILLAAWCGLRLGEICALKPNDIFRERGVIRVDESLAVNDQYEWEYKPPKSANGVREIAVPEYLMDLLNDYIIKKGKIPDKIFDYVPGGYTHRWARIVKEKNLPDIRFHDLRHYHASWLYAQGIPDQYAAKRLGHDIQTLKGIYQHLGLDKEKILDDNIRQLLPRGKKQKENAGQNNQEAT
- the lexA gene encoding transcriptional repressor LexA: MPKTFGDRLYELRKESGLTMDEFIEAFNRKYPGTILNKSIVSRYENNIHTPKRFTIVEQIADFFGVSISYMAGKSDNKFGGEENCKKLPVIGTIAAGTPIFAQENIESYEYVPDNFHADFCLRVKGDSMINARILDGDIVYIRKQSDVENGEIAAVLIDNEEATLKRVYKLNGTIILRAENPNYKDIIITKKDNKDIKIIGKAIFFKSEVR
- a CDS encoding helix-turn-helix domain-containing protein, producing MKKSNKPLKHQPYLRFKLFLLENRIKQKEVAKLLNVSHVTVSQKINGTLDFSFSEVEKICQHYGIELDIFSTKKLRNSNTKLA